In Candidatus Chlorohelix allophototropha, one DNA window encodes the following:
- a CDS encoding PAS domain S-box protein, which produces MDKTVRVLLVQSNIDDQAAIENFISQEMLPYNYWIASSVVEALILLQAHSFELIITADLLKDGTVFDILRLTGDIPAIFITESGNEELVLKALREGAADFLIKGLDNSYLKLLPYIVGKNLRQKSNDAQLKLLEYIVGTSNDLSEQKEAESALKKSEERLRLITRSSNDALYDIDLANRLVWTNDAFKLLFGEISFDAPLINLLIQPEEALPNSRHYEGHSENEWSREMLMQDIKGESIYILGRGFIEWNEAGVMIRVAGALTNVTDYRNALKDIEENERKFRILTEKANAILWEADFVEKRIVYIGPQAVSIFGYTRREWLNNYFWENHLHPEDRTPTINLMNEMMYKNSDYEHEYRFIAADGRIVWIYDTVHILEDEQGGNRHQIGFMIDITKRKIAEEAQIITAKRLEGLHNLDRSILGEHSPQIITKKALAHIKEFANCQNAGVIGFDLKRSEASILGYQSDWLNNIVIGSQIPLNIFDIENLSEGSDLLLDDINSIKDRNTILYPKDVRSVLQVPLIRQDELLGVLWISSSVPFSISPYDQQIVHEVADLLAIAISQASLHEQIVTYSQELENRVLERTNELKRSKERLELIFHNSSDAIFLEYIGKGIAQINQAFITIFGCSERNCIGKNFIELASAESQAQLQLIMQEVLVNGITQQLEFKATRMSGDFFEAELSISSITDESGENGVVGIVRDITQRKQWEQQMLYHASLQNNVQEAVVATDASFKIRSWNKAAERIFGLKAEHAISRDFFEVFGEKSELLLRRYEILQQLEDKGNWNEEICYMRADEIEINLLSSIEVLENDEGEHIGAVCVSRDITARKRYQETLRKTTDQLQAIMDNSSAIIYVTDYDGNMLLLNRRYEELFIKDRSFSGKINLFDIYQTENARQYLENNRKVMELRKPIQFEEIVPQPDGIHIYLSIKSPLFDLDGKAYAICGVSTDITERKLMEEQLRENEAVLAEAQRMASIGNWSLDWEQKKFNWSEQAHRVLGYEQAIDIPDFNALINSCHSEDRQLLINAFEDVATNQVNFDGEIRFINPQGDGIYLYNRIKPIIKNGKVTHLFGTFQDITEQKAVEQALRESEERFKVLFEYSPDPLMLSTMDGIVLDVNNAFTELSGYSRFEAVEQPIVQLAIVSEDDMQLIRALFQKMEGTIAIPTLEVNFKRKDGVKLVVEIRAYKIHTRDNNYIFGSLYDITQRKEAEVSLRQALEKQKELTELKSRFVSTASHEFRTPLATIQAASDALQDYIERMNIEQVHRRVDKIHNAVKHMTQLLDDVLSISRIQEERVPFNPVLDDLRLFCLDIVDEIITLDENRHNFSFNAYDESLVTLFDRKLMRQVINNLMTNACKYSPVGSNIIFELARVNSNIIIKVKDFGIGIPEKDKSLLFDAFHRAANVGSVAGTGLGLTITLNAVEQHYGTISFESQVGEGSTFIVELPAFQV; this is translated from the coding sequence ATGGACAAAACAGTTAGGGTATTACTAGTTCAAAGTAACATTGATGACCAAGCGGCAATTGAAAATTTCATTTCACAAGAAATGCTACCTTATAACTATTGGATAGCCTCATCGGTGGTAGAGGCTCTAATTCTACTTCAAGCGCATTCCTTTGAGCTAATTATAACCGCGGATTTGTTAAAAGATGGCACTGTCTTTGATATACTTCGGCTAACCGGAGATATTCCAGCTATTTTTATCACCGAATCTGGTAATGAGGAATTAGTGCTCAAAGCTTTAAGAGAGGGCGCAGCCGATTTTTTGATAAAAGGGCTGGATAATTCTTATTTAAAACTTCTTCCCTATATTGTGGGTAAAAACCTACGGCAAAAAAGTAATGATGCCCAGTTAAAATTGCTAGAATATATTGTTGGAACATCAAACGATCTTTCCGAACAAAAAGAGGCTGAAAGCGCTTTGAAAAAAAGCGAAGAGCGACTACGACTAATTACCCGCTCTTCTAATGATGCCCTTTATGATATCGACCTCGCTAACCGACTGGTATGGACAAATGATGCTTTCAAGCTTCTATTTGGAGAAATCAGTTTTGATGCCCCTTTGATTAACCTGCTCATCCAACCTGAAGAAGCTTTACCAAACTCTCGGCATTACGAAGGGCATAGTGAAAATGAATGGTCTAGAGAAATGCTAATGCAGGATATAAAAGGTGAATCCATTTATATTCTGGGTCGGGGTTTTATTGAATGGAATGAAGCTGGGGTTATGATTCGGGTGGCAGGCGCGCTAACCAACGTTACCGATTATCGAAATGCCTTGAAAGATATAGAAGAAAATGAACGCAAGTTTAGGATTCTAACAGAAAAAGCCAATGCAATTTTGTGGGAAGCAGATTTTGTTGAGAAGCGCATTGTTTATATTGGTCCACAGGCAGTATCCATATTTGGATATACTCGTAGAGAGTGGCTTAATAACTATTTTTGGGAGAATCATTTACATCCTGAAGATAGAACCCCTACCATCAATTTAATGAACGAGATGATGTACAAAAACTCTGATTACGAGCATGAGTACCGTTTCATAGCGGCAGATGGCAGAATTGTCTGGATTTACGATACGGTACATATATTAGAAGATGAACAGGGTGGCAATCGTCATCAAATCGGCTTCATGATTGATATAACCAAGCGTAAAATTGCAGAGGAGGCGCAGATTATAACCGCTAAGCGCCTTGAAGGATTACATAATCTTGATCGCTCTATACTTGGTGAGCATTCTCCGCAAATAATAACTAAAAAAGCGTTGGCACATATAAAAGAATTTGCAAACTGCCAGAACGCAGGTGTAATCGGTTTTGACCTGAAAAGATCAGAAGCTTCTATTCTTGGTTATCAAAGCGACTGGCTGAATAATATTGTGATAGGAAGCCAAATACCGCTAAATATATTTGATATTGAGAATTTAAGCGAAGGTTCAGATTTACTTTTAGATGATATAAATTCTATCAAAGATAGAAATACTATTCTCTATCCTAAAGACGTGCGCTCAGTTCTTCAAGTGCCCTTGATCCGACAAGATGAATTGTTAGGTGTTTTATGGATTAGTTCGTCAGTTCCGTTTTCTATTTCCCCTTATGACCAACAAATAGTTCACGAAGTAGCTGATTTGCTAGCAATTGCAATTTCACAGGCAAGCTTACACGAACAAATAGTAACTTATTCACAGGAACTGGAAAATAGGGTTCTTGAGCGCACTAATGAACTTAAACGCTCAAAAGAACGGCTAGAACTCATATTTCATAATAGTAGTGATGCAATATTTCTGGAATACATTGGGAAAGGGATTGCACAGATAAATCAAGCCTTCATCACAATTTTTGGCTGTAGTGAAAGAAACTGTATCGGCAAGAATTTTATTGAGCTGGCTAGCGCTGAATCACAAGCTCAACTTCAATTAATAATGCAAGAAGTGTTGGTAAATGGAATAACACAGCAACTTGAGTTTAAAGCCACACGTATGAGTGGTGATTTTTTCGAAGCCGAACTTTCCATATCATCAATAACCGATGAATCCGGCGAAAACGGTGTAGTTGGCATTGTGCGGGACATTACTCAGCGCAAGCAGTGGGAGCAGCAAATGCTCTACCACGCCAGTTTGCAAAATAACGTTCAAGAAGCGGTGGTTGCTACGGATGCAAGCTTTAAAATTCGCAGTTGGAATAAAGCTGCTGAGCGTATATTCGGTTTAAAGGCGGAACATGCAATAAGCCGCGACTTTTTTGAAGTATTCGGTGAAAAATCCGAATTATTATTACGTCGTTACGAGATTCTGCAACAACTCGAAGATAAAGGTAATTGGAATGAAGAAATCTGTTACATGCGAGCAGATGAAATAGAAATAAACCTGTTGTCTTCAATAGAAGTGCTGGAAAATGATGAAGGTGAACATATCGGCGCAGTATGTGTAAGCCGTGATATTACTGCTCGCAAACGTTACCAAGAAACCTTGCGCAAAACTACCGACCAATTGCAAGCAATAATGGATAATTCCAGTGCAATTATCTATGTGACTGATTACGATGGCAATATGCTGCTGCTAAACCGTAGATATGAGGAACTATTTATAAAAGATCGTTCCTTTTCTGGAAAGATTAATCTTTTCGATATATATCAGACTGAAAATGCTCGCCAATATTTAGAAAATAACCGGAAAGTGATGGAATTAAGAAAACCAATTCAGTTTGAGGAAATAGTGCCGCAACCGGACGGGATTCATATCTACCTATCTATTAAGTCGCCGCTATTTGATTTGGATGGAAAAGCCTATGCCATTTGTGGTGTTTCCACTGATATTACCGAGCGTAAGTTGATGGAAGAACAACTGCGAGAAAATGAAGCAGTTCTTGCGGAAGCTCAACGTATGGCAAGCATTGGAAACTGGTCTTTGGATTGGGAGCAAAAAAAGTTTAACTGGTCAGAACAGGCGCACCGAGTGCTAGGATACGAACAGGCAATAGACATCCCTGATTTTAACGCTTTAATCAATTCATGCCATTCAGAGGATCGCCAATTACTAATAAATGCATTTGAGGATGTTGCTACCAATCAAGTGAACTTTGATGGGGAAATTCGCTTTATAAATCCGCAAGGCGATGGAATTTATCTCTACAATAGAATCAAGCCAATTATCAAGAATGGAAAAGTAACCCATTTATTTGGAACATTCCAGGATATAACCGAGCAAAAAGCGGTAGAGCAAGCGTTACGCGAAAGTGAAGAACGTTTTAAAGTATTGTTTGAATATTCGCCAGACCCTTTGATGCTTTCCACTATGGATGGCATAGTGTTGGATGTTAATAATGCTTTTACCGAACTGAGTGGTTATAGTCGTTTTGAAGCAGTGGAACAACCGATTGTGCAACTTGCCATTGTTTCTGAAGATGATATGCAGCTAATTAGAGCATTGTTCCAAAAAATGGAAGGAACTATTGCGATACCAACGCTTGAGGTTAATTTCAAGAGAAAAGATGGCGTAAAGCTGGTAGTTGAAATACGCGCTTATAAAATACATACACGTGATAATAACTATATTTTTGGTTCGCTCTATGATATTACACAGCGTAAAGAAGCTGAAGTAAGCTTACGCCAAGCACTGGAAAAGCAAAAGGAATTAACCGAATTAAAATCCCGTTTTGTATCAACCGCTTCACACGAATTTAGAACTCCTCTTGCCACCATTCAAGCTGCCAGCGATGCGCTGCAAGATTATATAGAACGAATGAATATTGAACAGGTTCATAGACGTGTGGATAAAATCCATAACGCAGTAAAGCATATGACCCAATTATTGGATGACGTTTTATCAATAAGCCGGATTCAAGAAGAACGTGTACCGTTTAACCCGGTGCTGGATGACTTGAGATTGTTCTGCTTGGATATAGTAGATGAAATAATTACGCTTGATGAAAACCGCCATAATTTTTCTTTTAACGCATATGATGAAAGCTTAGTAACTCTTTTTGACCGTAAGCTAATGCGGCAGGTAATAAATAACTTGATGACCAATGCCTGTAAGTATTCACCCGTAGGTAGTAATATTATCTTTGAATTGGCAAGGGTAAATAGTAATATAATAATTAAAGTTAAAGATTTTGGCATAGGAATACCCGAAAAGGATAAATCGTTGCTCTTTGATGCTTTCCATAGGGCAGCAAATGTCGGCTCTGTGGCAGGAACCGGATTGGGCTTAACAATTACGCTTAACGCCGTTGAGCAACACTATGGCACAATTTCTTTTGAAAGTCAGGTAGGGGAAGGCTCTACCTTCATTGTTGAATTACCAGCATTTCAGGTTTGA
- a CDS encoding S1C family serine protease codes for MNYNNEIPSQEGNESFSPYPEEYNTNEIPQPTTGIGNTSQAYYGYTQQTANWYNPTPENFQNPTAPYNRAPRKAGKVLRFVMFPALFLLALIFGMVASNMFLNVNNSSKPAGSVATINNNIPAKVVPASLSTTAAGQLTVTQNAEKNRPAVVQITTMQNASTSSRVSPFSGNSSSSPIQTGVGSGVIYDASGYILTNYHVVNGADSLLVSLPDGRSFDGTVVGKDMITDLAVVKIDAGGASLPVAELGDSSQLKVGDGVVAIGNALALPGGPTVTAGVVSALDRSVTEPSTSGGNSLRSNTASGPQLYDLIQTDAAINPGNSGGALLDMQGKVIGINTLVAGQAEAGYQAEGIGFAISINQAKLIIDQLVATGKVDHAFLGISFQPLTPAEAKKLSLATGQGGSVVMQVQSGSPAAQAGISNGDVIISIDGQKIIGESTLGEIISQHKPGDKVKLEIIGSNSQSRTVEVTLGLRNSA; via the coding sequence ATGAATTATAATAATGAAATTCCATCCCAGGAAGGAAACGAAAGCTTCTCGCCTTATCCAGAAGAGTATAATACTAACGAAATACCACAGCCAACCACTGGCATAGGCAATACGAGTCAGGCTTATTATGGCTACACGCAGCAAACTGCTAATTGGTATAACCCTACACCAGAAAATTTCCAGAATCCAACTGCACCATACAATCGTGCGCCTCGCAAAGCCGGAAAAGTGCTACGTTTTGTCATGTTTCCTGCACTGTTCTTGCTGGCGTTGATATTTGGTATGGTAGCTTCAAACATGTTTTTGAACGTAAATAATAGTTCTAAACCCGCAGGGTCAGTAGCCACTATAAACAATAATATCCCGGCAAAAGTAGTTCCGGCAAGTCTTTCCACTACTGCGGCAGGACAATTAACCGTTACACAAAACGCAGAAAAGAATCGCCCTGCTGTAGTGCAGATTACTACAATGCAAAACGCTAGCACCTCATCTCGAGTTAGTCCCTTCAGTGGAAACTCAAGCTCAAGTCCTATACAAACTGGCGTTGGCTCTGGTGTTATCTATGATGCCTCTGGCTATATTCTTACCAATTACCATGTGGTGAACGGAGCGGATTCGCTACTCGTATCGCTACCGGACGGGCGTTCTTTTGATGGAACAGTGGTTGGTAAAGATATGATAACTGACCTTGCCGTGGTCAAGATTGATGCTGGTGGCGCAAGCTTACCGGTAGCTGAGCTTGGCGACTCTTCACAGCTTAAAGTCGGCGATGGTGTAGTGGCAATTGGTAATGCCTTAGCTTTGCCGGGTGGTCCTACCGTTACCGCTGGCGTGGTTAGTGCGCTTGACCGTAGCGTAACTGAACCAAGTACATCCGGTGGTAATAGCCTGCGAAGTAATACTGCCAGTGGTCCCCAACTTTATGACTTAATTCAAACTGATGCCGCTATCAATCCCGGCAACAGTGGTGGCGCTTTGCTAGATATGCAGGGTAAAGTAATCGGTATCAATACACTGGTAGCTGGTCAGGCAGAAGCTGGTTATCAGGCAGAGGGAATCGGCTTTGCCATCTCTATCAATCAGGCGAAGCTAATAATTGATCAACTGGTAGCAACGGGCAAGGTAGATCATGCCTTTCTAGGCATCTCGTTCCAACCTCTAACCCCGGCGGAAGCTAAAAAGCTTAGTCTTGCTACGGGTCAGGGTGGGTCGGTTGTGATGCAAGTACAAAGTGGTTCACCGGCAGCTCAAGCAGGAATTAGCAACGGAGATGTAATCATCTCGATAGATGGTCAGAAAATAATCGGTGAATCGACTTTGGGCGAGATTATCAGCCAGCACAAACCGGGCGATAAAGTAAAGCTCGAAATCATCGGCAGTAACTCACAGTCACGGACTGTAGAAGTGACCCTAGGATTGCGAAATTCAGCTTAA
- the secG gene encoding preprotein translocase subunit SecG, with the protein MGGFLNVIQLILAIFIIVLILLQSKGSGITSSSAADSSKIFSSRRGFELRLFQFTILFSIIFALVALSNSLIKQ; encoded by the coding sequence TTGGGCGGATTTCTAAACGTAATTCAGCTTATCTTGGCTATTTTTATAATCGTGCTGATATTGCTTCAAAGCAAGGGTAGTGGCATTACTAGCTCGTCAGCGGCTGATAGCAGCAAAATTTTCAGCTCACGCCGTGGCTTTGAGTTGCGACTTTTCCAATTTACCATATTATTTTCGATTATTTTTGCATTGGTTGCGCTGTCAAACAGCTTGATTAAGCAATAA
- a CDS encoding ABC transporter substrate-binding protein, translating into MVNRLRLQVFVAGVGFLAIALSLAYFLLAVPRFSTPAQGGTYVEGLVVEGIPEVAINPLLQINDLSRDISSLVFTGLTRNEADGTVKDDIAEAHYDLEGGKVWEFYLRHDVYWQDGFPVTSKDVIFTVNVLKSDDFATFSPSARALHDIWKDIEVDRLGDYAVRFRLTRSVWTPFLNYTSVGLLPEHQLRSVPVTELRRADFNLTPIGTGPYRLQKDGISPDSVSLQVNPLYYGQKPYLEKIWFRFYPSARAALTALESNQVDGISSVSPEDQAKILNRTDIRELTAPYAANTFLFFNLNRTDLFGQKEVRQAITQSIDRNTLVKEEFAGQAVVSNSPILSFLWAYKADIKTFDFNPSAARNLLDQAGWKLNQENIRVKDGQTLTFTLLIGSADEQVIAERLVSNLRDVGIVAAVRLSASPREFINDLDKRRYDAVMLATKGVTNDPDVFQIWSSSGVFNYSNWKNDKADRLLEEARQILAQDERKKRYDQWQDLWIEDLPAVPLYYQLYTYAVSDRVQGLDSTKLKVVNETSDRLKDIANRYVLSNTRFGN; encoded by the coding sequence TTGGTTAATCGACTACGGCTTCAGGTTTTTGTAGCTGGAGTCGGCTTCCTTGCTATTGCATTGTCGCTGGCTTACTTCTTGTTGGCAGTGCCACGTTTTTCTACACCCGCTCAAGGTGGAACATATGTTGAAGGGTTGGTGGTAGAGGGCATTCCTGAAGTTGCTATTAACCCGCTCTTACAGATTAACGATCTTAGCCGTGATATTTCTTCATTGGTGTTTACCGGTCTAACACGCAATGAGGCAGATGGTACAGTTAAGGATGATATAGCCGAAGCTCATTACGACCTCGAAGGTGGCAAGGTTTGGGAATTTTACCTTCGCCATGATGTTTACTGGCAAGATGGTTTCCCTGTCACATCCAAAGATGTAATTTTCACTGTAAATGTGCTTAAAAGCGATGATTTTGCCACTTTTAGCCCCTCCGCCCGTGCGCTCCACGATATTTGGAAAGATATAGAAGTTGACCGTTTGGGTGATTACGCGGTACGCTTCCGCCTGACCCGAAGTGTTTGGACTCCTTTTCTGAATTACACTAGCGTTGGACTATTGCCAGAGCATCAATTAAGATCAGTACCAGTAACAGAATTACGGCGAGCCGATTTTAACCTGACCCCAATCGGTACAGGACCTTATCGCCTTCAGAAAGACGGTATTTCACCGGATAGTGTTTCTTTGCAAGTAAATCCTCTATACTACGGTCAAAAACCTTATCTGGAAAAGATTTGGTTTCGTTTCTATCCTAGTGCAAGGGCAGCGTTAACTGCGCTTGAATCCAATCAAGTAGATGGTATTTCTTCGGTCTCACCCGAAGATCAAGCAAAAATACTCAATCGTACCGATATACGCGAACTAACCGCGCCCTATGCTGCCAATACTTTCCTTTTCTTCAACCTTAATCGGACTGACCTTTTCGGGCAGAAAGAGGTCAGGCAAGCAATAACTCAATCAATTGATCGAAATACGCTGGTGAAGGAAGAATTTGCAGGGCAAGCAGTCGTTAGTAACTCACCTATCCTCAGCTTTTTGTGGGCTTATAAAGCCGATATAAAAACCTTCGATTTTAACCCTAGTGCCGCACGAAACTTGTTGGATCAAGCAGGCTGGAAACTAAATCAAGAAAACATCAGGGTAAAAGACGGGCAAACCCTAACTTTTACTTTGCTTATTGGCAGTGCCGATGAACAAGTGATAGCCGAACGACTAGTATCAAATCTGCGTGATGTTGGAATTGTAGCGGCGGTACGGCTCTCGGCAAGCCCTCGTGAATTTATTAATGATCTTGATAAAAGACGCTATGATGCTGTTATGCTGGCAACAAAAGGGGTAACTAATGACCCCGATGTATTCCAGATTTGGTCTAGCTCAGGGGTATTCAATTACAGCAACTGGAAAAATGATAAAGCCGATCGCTTGCTAGAAGAAGCTCGTCAGATTTTGGCACAGGACGAGCGCAAGAAACGCTACGACCAGTGGCAAGATTTGTGGATAGAGGATTTACCCGCCGTGCCATTATATTACCAATTATATACCTACGCTGTCAGCGATCGTGTACAAGGGTTGGATAGTACCAAACTAAAGGTAGTTAATGAAACCAGCGATCGTCTAAAAGATATAGCCAATCGTTATGTGCTTAGTAATACAAGGTTTGGCAATTAA
- a CDS encoding uroporphyrinogen decarboxylase family protein, translated as MNKRDAILSVVDSSKPFSYIPAAFFLHFPDEFHAGRAAVEKHLEYFRYTGMDLLKIQYEGKYPTLPEIQSPADWLKMPYYGREFYEGQLEAIEGLVKTIKHEAVVVVTLYSPFMCAVHSTSDAIVSKALNNEPELIKKALETITESLLLFVRECIKLGVDGFYTSTQGGEIGRFNDPTVFDKYIKPYDLVLMEEANRECLFNILHVCDYHLDYDDFGKFVDYPGTVVNAPLNVGNKELTPKEAAQFFKRPYMGGLERKGIITNGTPDQIRQNVEKVIEEAPERFILAADCTVPSDVSWDNLKYVIDLAHNYRRSS; from the coding sequence ATGAACAAACGCGATGCAATTTTGAGTGTGGTCGATAGTAGCAAACCGTTCTCCTACATCCCCGCTGCATTTTTTCTGCACTTTCCGGATGAATTTCACGCTGGACGTGCAGCAGTTGAAAAGCATCTAGAGTATTTCCGCTATACGGGTATGGACTTGCTAAAAATACAATATGAGGGTAAATATCCTACGCTTCCAGAAATCCAGTCTCCTGCCGATTGGCTTAAAATGCCTTACTATGGTCGAGAGTTTTATGAGGGACAATTGGAAGCAATAGAGGGGTTGGTTAAAACTATTAAACATGAGGCAGTGGTAGTAGTTACCCTCTACTCCCCCTTTATGTGTGCAGTGCATTCTACCAGCGATGCTATTGTCAGTAAGGCTTTAAATAACGAGCCTGAATTAATCAAGAAAGCTCTGGAAACAATTACCGAAAGCCTTTTGCTGTTCGTGCGCGAGTGTATTAAGTTAGGAGTGGACGGCTTCTATACCTCAACTCAGGGCGGTGAAATCGGACGCTTTAACGACCCAACCGTTTTCGATAAATATATCAAACCCTATGATTTGGTTTTAATGGAAGAAGCAAACCGGGAATGCCTGTTCAATATTCTGCATGTTTGTGATTACCACCTCGATTATGATGATTTTGGGAAGTTCGTGGATTATCCCGGTACGGTGGTAAACGCGCCACTAAATGTAGGAAATAAAGAATTGACTCCTAAAGAAGCCGCACAATTTTTCAAACGACCCTATATGGGTGGTTTGGAGCGCAAGGGGATTATTACCAACGGTACACCCGACCAAATCCGCCAGAATGTTGAAAAGGTTATTGAGGAAGCGCCGGAACGCTTTATTCTGGCAGCCGATTGCACAGTGCCTTCCGATGTCTCATGGGATAACTTAAAATACGTAATTGACCTAGCGCACAATTACAGGCGGAGCAGCTAA
- a CDS encoding alkaline phosphatase family protein, whose translation MKKIISVCLIAAILMILAACGDATATPIAVTPTQIQVQTTIPATTLIPTTLPIVSTITPTPIPATSPVFSSEFSPKAFKRVFLIILENTDYSEAIRQTYLGQLAGKGALLKNYFAVTHPSYPNYLALVGGSTFGVTSDGQTDLDKSNLADLMDAAGISWKVYAEGLPTTPCYKGVLSGDYARKHEPFVSFLNVQNNPNRCANIVPASRLQSDITANSLAHYILYVPDQKNDGHDTGPKYTSTWLQGFLPPMLNNPQVSQGTLFVVTFDEGLAGSSNQVYTVLAGDMVKAGSSSDKRYTHYDLLRTIEDNFQLGNLGREDATATPISGIWNIAR comes from the coding sequence GTGAAAAAAATAATATCGGTGTGCTTGATCGCAGCTATTCTAATGATACTGGCAGCTTGTGGAGATGCTACCGCTACCCCAATAGCTGTTACGCCTACTCAAATTCAGGTGCAAACAACTATTCCAGCAACTACGCTTATTCCCACCACTTTGCCAATCGTGAGCACCATTACCCCAACTCCCATTCCGGCAACTTCTCCGGTTTTTTCCAGTGAGTTTTCGCCTAAAGCTTTCAAGAGGGTATTTCTTATTATTCTGGAAAATACCGATTATTCCGAAGCGATACGACAAACCTATTTGGGGCAACTGGCGGGTAAAGGCGCTTTGCTGAAAAACTATTTTGCTGTAACGCACCCTTCGTACCCAAATTATTTGGCGTTAGTAGGTGGCAGCACTTTTGGAGTTACCAGCGATGGTCAAACCGACCTTGATAAAAGCAATTTGGCGGATTTAATGGATGCTGCCGGGATTAGCTGGAAAGTTTATGCGGAAGGTTTGCCCACTACACCCTGCTATAAGGGTGTGCTTTCCGGTGATTATGCCCGTAAGCACGAACCTTTTGTATCTTTCCTGAATGTGCAGAATAATCCGAATCGCTGTGCCAACATTGTACCTGCCAGCCGTTTGCAGTCTGATATAACAGCAAATAGCCTCGCCCACTATATCCTGTATGTGCCGGACCAAAAAAATGATGGGCACGATACGGGACCAAAATACACTTCAACTTGGTTGCAAGGCTTCTTGCCTCCCATGCTGAATAACCCACAGGTCAGTCAAGGCACGCTATTTGTAGTTACTTTTGATGAAGGGCTAGCGGGTAGCTCAAATCAAGTTTATACCGTACTAGCGGGTGATATGGTAAAAGCGGGGAGTAGCAGCGACAAACGCTATACTCATTACGATTTGCTGCGCACAATTGAAGATAATTTCCAGTTGGGGAATTTGGGGCGTGAGGATGCCACTGCTACTCCGATAAGTGGTATTTGGAATATTGCCCGTTAG
- a CDS encoding PPOX class F420-dependent oxidoreductase, producing MTILSDSHRVYLAYPHYCVLATINKDGTPQLSTVWFELEGDELLFSLEADSLKIRNLLRDPRCAASIPNGGRFVSVKGTVTIIEDFDQGWNDLVRLGTRYYGTVEGLKQAEFLGGGDKHHYTVRLSIEKASSVGVG from the coding sequence ATGACGATACTATCGGATAGTCATCGGGTTTACCTTGCTTACCCGCATTATTGCGTGCTGGCAACTATCAATAAAGATGGCACTCCCCAACTCAGCACTGTTTGGTTTGAACTAGAGGGCGATGAATTACTTTTTAGCCTAGAAGCAGATAGCCTTAAAATTAGAAACCTGTTGCGAGACCCACGCTGCGCGGCGAGTATTCCTAACGGTGGTCGCTTTGTGTCAGTCAAGGGTACTGTAACAATTATCGAGGATTTTGACCAGGGCTGGAACGATTTAGTGCGGCTTGGTACACGCTATTATGGAACGGTAGAAGGCTTGAAACAGGCTGAGTTCTTGGGTGGTGGGGACAAACACCACTACACGGTACGCTTGAGCATCGAAAAGGCTTCATCTGTTGGTGTGGGTTAG